In Candidatus Bathyarchaeota archaeon, the sequence CCGTTCTCTCTCAGAACTTTGTAGGCTCTTTCAATGTCGTCTACCAGAAAGTTTACGCATGGTTCTCCTCTATGTGGTTTCTCGAGTCCGCCCCACGTCTTAAGCCCCACCTCCACGCAGTCGAACCCTGCATAGTCGCCGAACTCGTACTTCTTCTGCAATCCGAGAACCTTCTCGTAGAACTCTACATCCCTCTTAAGGTCTTTAACCGTGAGGGTGACATCCCAGATCCTACGGATGAACATGGAAAACAGCTCCTAACTGGAGGATGTTCATTGGAGAAGTTAAGCCTTGCTATCAAAGATAACCGTATAAGGGGGTGGAGCCCTATACTCAATGTCTGCAGATGAGCAGATATACTTTCGGCCCAGTCCCCTCTAGGAGGCTTGGAAGGTCTCTTGGGGTCAATAACGTCCCCTACAAGCACTGCTCTTACTCATGCATATACTGCCAGCTTGGGAGAACCCTTGTTCGGGAAATCGAGAGGAGACCCTTCTATCCGCCGAGCGAGGTCGCAAAGGAGGTCGTCGAGAGGGTTTCAAAGCTAAGGGATGAAATAGATTATGTAACTTTCGTACCTGACGGAGAACCCACTTTAGACTCAAACCTAGGTAGGATAGCCGAGGCGGTTAAGAGAGAGGTGGAGGTCCTCC encodes:
- a CDS encoding VOC family protein, with the translated sequence MFIRRIWDVTLTVKDLKRDVEFYEKVLGLQKKYEFGDYAGFDCVEVGLKTWGGLEKPHRGEPCVNFLVDDIERAYKVLRENGVGILDGPKDTQWSGRIVVFLDPDGNTLQFTEINWGKYFKACA